Proteins from one Juglans microcarpa x Juglans regia isolate MS1-56 chromosome 1S, Jm3101_v1.0, whole genome shotgun sequence genomic window:
- the LOC121247315 gene encoding probable transcription factor PosF21 yields the protein MDKEKSPGHGGGLPPPSVRYSGFSPMGSSFSVKPEPSSASPSYPPLAPGSSSESGHFGHGMSADSSCFSNDISGMTDTPRRNLGHRRAHSEILTLPVDIGFDSDLGVVGGADVPSFSDETEEDLSIYLDLDKFNSSSSTPSFQVGEPSSAVAAPSPALTSMVTPASGAVTSAENVATGANERPRVRHQHSQSMDGSMTIKPEMLVSGSEDISAVDSKKAMPTAKLAELALIDPKHAKRIWANRQSAARSKERKMRYIAELERKVQTLQTEATSLSAQLILLQRDTNGLTAENSELKLCLQTMEQQVHFQDALNDALRKEIQHFKVLTGQATPNGGPMMNFSSFGAGQQFYSNNQAMHTHLTTQQFQKLQIHSRKLQHQLQQHPLHQLQQQTGNLKIRGSMSSPSQKENAADVNSLML from the exons ATGGATAAGGAGAAATCCCCGGGCCACGGTGGAGGTTTACCACCTCCGTCAGTTCGTTACTCTGGTTTTTCGCCCATGGGAAGTAGCTTCAGTGTGAAACCTGAGCCATCTTCAGCATCACCATCGTACCCGCCATTGGCACCAGGTTCTAGTTCGGAATCAGGACATTTTGGACATGGCATGAGTGCTGATTCTAGTTGCTTTAGCAACGATATTAGTGGAATGACTGATACACCGCGGAGGAATTTGGGTCATAGACGTGCCCATTCGGAAATTCTCACACTTCCTGTTGACATTGGCTTCGATAGTGACCTTGGTGTTGTGGGTGGCGCTGACGTTCCTTCATTTTCGGATGAGACTGAGGAGGACTTGTCTATATACCTTGATTTGGATAAGTTCAATTCATCATCTTCTACGCCTTCTTTCCAAGTGGGTGAGCCATCTTCTGCTGTGGCAGCACCAAGTCCGGCACTGACATCCATGGTAACACCAGCATCTGGTGCAGTGACTTCTGCTGAGAATGTTGCCACTGGTGCTAACGAGCGGCCCAGAGTTAGGCACCAACATAGCCAGTCCATGGATGGGTCCATGACAATTAAACCGGAGATGCTTGTGTCAGGTTCAGAAGATATATCTGCAGTTGATTCCAAGAAAGCCATGCCAACTGCTAAGCTTGCAGAGCTTGCTTTAATTGATCCCAAGCATGCAAAGAG GATCTGGGCAAACAGGCAGTCAGCTGCTAGATCAAAGGAAAGGAAGATGCGATACATTGCAGAGCTTGAAAGGAAGGTGCAGACACTGCAAACAGAAGCAACTTCATTGTCTGCTCAACTGATCCTCTTGCAG AGAGATACAAATGGTCTGACGGCTGAGAACAGCGAACTGAAACTGTGCTTGCAAACAATGGAGCAACAGGTTCACTTTCAAGATG cACTAAATGATGCACTCAGAAAAGAGATTCAGCACTTTAAAGTGTTGACTGGCCAAGCTACGCCAAACGGTGGTCCCATGATGAATTTTTCGTCTTTTGGAGCTGGCCAGCAATTCTATTCTAACAATCAGGCAATGCACACCCATTTAACGACACAGCAGTTTCAAAAGCTTCAGATTCATTCGCGGAAGCTGCAGCATCAGCTTCAGCAACATCCACTGCATCAGCTTCAGCAACAAACTGGAAATTTGAAAATCAGAGGATCCATGTCTTCTCCCagtcaaaaagaaaatgctgCGGATGTTAACTCTCTGATGTTATGA